A genomic region of Candidatus Marimicrobium litorale contains the following coding sequences:
- a CDS encoding GGDEF domain-containing protein yields the protein MTKDGNYDSGIGEEIEGAPPALSGSELSVSRRDETDVVNRYLYNQTRQMELMLLEAEDLLALFEVLLVSLPRHFAFRASELWLFDPDDVLSPLMEGAERYGQSLQLLNDVFPIQELYELEPDIVQIDATNSRMFEVLKSEHGIDGALLMPLMQEGEIIGSLHIGYQDGALSFGEGEDELLAHLTTIVSLCLRRAVTRRQSSQLTLLDSLTHISNARGFSRELSREISRARRSDSPVTILLLEIDDFSELYQSYGERRGQFVIKKIAERLLSNMRLTDCLARLEQGRFTILLPGTGEAVSRDIAQRLRGDIEQFSIDDGRGAVLQVSISTGFVTWEPQQFPAVDLEQLATQMGSVADKALQDAVARGGNCVAQSRLSTLVI from the coding sequence ATGACTAAGGATGGTAATTACGACAGCGGTATCGGCGAGGAAATTGAAGGGGCTCCGCCCGCGTTATCCGGGTCCGAGCTCAGTGTGAGTCGCCGCGATGAAACGGATGTTGTCAATCGCTACCTGTATAACCAAACACGGCAGATGGAGCTCATGCTGCTGGAGGCCGAAGATCTGCTGGCGTTATTTGAGGTGCTGTTGGTCAGCCTACCTCGTCACTTCGCTTTCCGTGCCTCGGAATTATGGTTGTTTGATCCGGACGATGTGCTCTCTCCCCTGATGGAGGGAGCGGAGCGCTATGGTCAGAGCTTGCAACTCCTCAACGATGTCTTCCCCATACAGGAGTTGTATGAGCTGGAGCCGGATATCGTCCAGATTGACGCGACCAACTCACGCATGTTCGAGGTGCTCAAGTCGGAGCATGGTATTGACGGCGCGCTGCTAATGCCCCTCATGCAGGAAGGCGAGATTATCGGGAGCCTGCATATTGGCTACCAGGACGGTGCGCTGTCATTTGGTGAGGGGGAGGACGAGCTCCTGGCTCACCTGACAACAATTGTGTCCCTCTGCCTGCGCAGAGCCGTAACTCGTCGTCAGAGCTCGCAGCTCACCCTGCTGGATTCCCTGACTCATATTAGCAATGCCCGAGGCTTTTCACGGGAGTTGTCCCGAGAGATCTCCCGTGCGCGGCGCAGTGATTCCCCCGTGACAATTTTGCTGCTGGAGATAGATGACTTCAGCGAGCTTTACCAGAGTTACGGTGAGCGACGTGGTCAGTTTGTCATCAAGAAGATCGCGGAGCGCCTGTTGTCCAACATGCGGCTGACAGACTGCCTCGCGCGTCTCGAACAGGGGCGGTTCACGATACTGCTGCCCGGCACGGGAGAGGCGGTGTCCCGGGATATCGCGCAGCGTCTGCGCGGGGATATTGAACAGTTTTCAATCGATGACGGGCGTGGTGCAGTATTGCAGGTGTCCATCAGTACCGGGTTCGTCACCTGGGAGCCGCAGCAATTTCCCGCGGTTGACCTCGAGCAGCTGGCAACACAGATGGGCTCCGTCGCCGATAAAGCGCTGCAAGATGCTGTAGCGCGCGGCGGTAATTGTGTGGCACAGTCGCGACTCAGCACCCTTGTCATCTGA
- a CDS encoding carbonic anhydrase, with amino-acid sequence MSALSHLFDNNRKWADGIKADDPDFFESSATGQSPRYLWIGCADSRVPASQVVGLGPGELFVHRNVANMVIETDLNCLTVMRYAIDVLKVRDVLVVGHYGCGGVQAAYENTGNGELDHWLCHIREVQKRHHDELEAIADKGARLQRLCELNVITQVGNVCRTKIVQQAWQGGQSLAVHGLVYNLADGLLKNLNCTAEGATLVSRDLRE; translated from the coding sequence GTGAGCGCGCTCAGTCATTTGTTCGACAACAACCGGAAGTGGGCTGACGGCATCAAAGCCGATGATCCCGATTTCTTTGAATCATCTGCCACCGGACAAAGCCCCCGTTACCTCTGGATCGGCTGTGCCGACAGTCGGGTGCCGGCCAGTCAGGTGGTCGGACTGGGCCCCGGTGAACTTTTTGTGCACCGTAATGTGGCGAACATGGTGATAGAGACGGACCTGAATTGCCTTACTGTCATGCGTTACGCCATTGATGTGCTGAAGGTACGTGACGTCCTGGTCGTAGGACACTACGGTTGCGGTGGTGTTCAAGCAGCGTATGAGAATACCGGGAATGGAGAGCTCGATCATTGGCTGTGCCACATCAGGGAGGTGCAAAAGCGACATCACGATGAGCTTGAGGCAATTGCCGATAAGGGCGCAAGGCTACAGCGCCTGTGTGAACTCAATGTGATCACCCAGGTGGGCAACGTGTGCCGTACAAAAATTGTGCAACAGGCGTGGCAGGGCGGGCAGTCCCTGGCGGTCCACGGCCTCGTTTACAATCTCGCCGATGGTCTGCTGAAGAATCTGAACTGCACAGCAGAGGGTGCCACGCTGGTGTCCCGGGACTTGCGCGAATAA
- the gspD gene encoding type II secretion system secretin GspD produces MFGLLFGGGSAWAQDYTVNLKDTDIQELIKFVAEVTGATIVVDPAVKGKVKVVSTRPVSASELYELFLSILEVHGYTAVRSGDVVRVIPSKDARSSPVAVRDEATATRTEEYMTQVIRLENISAAKLIPVLRPLVPQQAHMAAYAPSNAIIISDVASNIDKISSIIDRMDKSAVQQTDIIKLRYAVADDVVKMLDKLNKSEAKQSGGEPEVLLVADARTNSVLVSGDEIERARLRKLINHLDTPLEQSGNVKVIYLEYAEATEIAEVLTRVMKNISDLEPAEGSPARGQSDSATIEADEGTNALIITADTDEMAALEAVIHRLDIRRAQVLVEAIIVEMEVIDGQDLGLQWLFADSNGSFGSNVNANDARTQNLANAIFPGQDNAASNQDNDFNLTDVAGALAGTPGLSFGWGQIDDSLTMVVILNALKERQNANILSTPSILTLDNQEAFITVGQNVPFVTGSFTNTGGAGSSVNPFQTIERQNVGITLTVTPHINEGDAVVLDISQEVSSLSGLSVAASDLITNERMIQTKVLAIDGEIVVLGGLIKDDVQDAQQKVPFLGDIPYLGRLFRSDREKVTKQNLMIFLRPTIIRDNKQLAGATAQKYSYIRDQQALRKAQGLLYLDDQDIPELPEWESQIQELKTLSAQQSGADGPGAPTPPAETP; encoded by the coding sequence ATGTTTGGTCTTTTGTTCGGTGGGGGTTCGGCGTGGGCGCAAGATTACACGGTTAATCTCAAGGACACCGATATTCAGGAGCTCATCAAGTTCGTGGCTGAGGTGACCGGTGCAACGATTGTGGTAGACCCGGCAGTTAAGGGCAAGGTCAAGGTAGTGTCCACCCGTCCGGTGTCGGCCAGTGAGCTATACGAATTGTTTCTTTCTATCCTCGAGGTGCACGGCTACACAGCCGTGCGGTCGGGCGATGTGGTGCGAGTGATTCCCAGCAAGGACGCGCGCTCATCACCCGTGGCCGTGCGTGATGAGGCAACTGCCACCAGGACTGAGGAGTACATGACCCAGGTGATCCGGTTGGAAAATATTTCTGCGGCCAAGTTAATTCCGGTGCTGCGCCCCCTCGTGCCGCAGCAGGCACACATGGCAGCTTACGCGCCCAGTAACGCCATTATTATTTCCGATGTTGCATCGAACATTGATAAAATTTCCAGCATTATCGATCGTATGGACAAGTCCGCTGTGCAGCAGACGGACATCATCAAATTGCGCTACGCCGTAGCAGACGACGTGGTGAAAATGCTGGATAAATTGAACAAGTCCGAGGCCAAACAGTCTGGCGGGGAGCCCGAGGTATTATTGGTCGCTGATGCTCGCACTAACAGCGTGCTGGTCAGCGGTGATGAGATTGAGCGTGCCCGCTTGCGCAAGCTCATTAACCACCTTGATACGCCGCTGGAGCAGAGTGGTAACGTCAAGGTGATTTATCTGGAGTATGCCGAGGCCACAGAGATAGCGGAGGTACTCACCCGCGTCATGAAGAATATCAGTGATCTGGAGCCAGCAGAGGGCAGCCCCGCTCGGGGACAGTCCGACTCTGCCACCATTGAGGCGGACGAGGGTACCAATGCCCTGATCATCACCGCAGACACTGATGAAATGGCGGCGCTGGAGGCGGTTATTCATCGACTGGACATTCGCAGGGCACAGGTGCTGGTGGAGGCGATTATCGTCGAGATGGAGGTTATCGACGGCCAGGACCTCGGCCTGCAGTGGTTGTTCGCAGATTCTAACGGTTCCTTCGGCAGTAACGTCAATGCCAACGACGCTCGCACCCAAAATTTGGCTAATGCGATTTTTCCCGGACAGGACAACGCCGCGTCCAATCAGGATAACGATTTTAATCTCACCGATGTTGCGGGTGCCCTGGCGGGCACGCCCGGCCTGTCCTTCGGTTGGGGGCAGATTGATGACAGCTTGACCATGGTAGTCATACTCAATGCGCTGAAGGAGAGGCAGAATGCCAACATTCTTTCTACGCCGAGTATTCTTACCCTGGATAATCAGGAAGCGTTTATTACAGTAGGGCAGAACGTACCCTTTGTGACGGGCTCGTTCACCAACACGGGCGGCGCCGGCTCATCGGTAAATCCTTTTCAGACCATTGAGCGGCAGAATGTGGGTATTACGCTTACAGTGACGCCTCATATCAATGAAGGTGACGCGGTGGTGCTGGATATTTCGCAGGAGGTCTCCAGCCTCAGCGGTCTGTCGGTAGCCGCTTCAGACCTGATCACCAACGAGCGCATGATTCAGACAAAGGTCCTGGCGATTGATGGCGAGATCGTCGTACTGGGTGGCCTGATCAAGGATGATGTGCAGGATGCGCAGCAGAAGGTGCCCTTCCTCGGTGACATTCCCTATCTCGGTCGCTTGTTTCGCAGCGACCGTGAGAAAGTGACCAAGCAGAATCTTATGATTTTCCTGCGTCCCACGATTATTCGGGACAACAAGCAACTGGCCGGTGCGACCGCGCAGAAATACAGTTATATTCGCGACCAGCAGGCACTGCGCAAGGCTCAGGGCCTGCTCTACCTCGATGATCAGGATATTCCTGAGCTGCCCGAGTGGGAGTCGCAGATACAGGAGCTGAAAACACTGAGTGCCCAGCAGTCTGGCGCCGACGGTCCCGGTGCTCCCACGCCTCCAGCGGAGACGCCGTGA
- a CDS encoding DUF6285 domain-containing protein, with amino-acid sequence MSGTDSEELLAAVRAFLKSEVLGELDGFKAYQLRVAANALGIVERELALGEAVVALDREMAAILQIDNGAEPLPRIIAQRLKACSIALDERVLSYLRRRAQLVLAIDNPRYSGLQQSLQRWGDLTNMAD; translated from the coding sequence ATGAGTGGCACCGACTCCGAGGAATTACTGGCCGCGGTGCGTGCGTTCCTGAAGAGCGAAGTGCTTGGCGAGTTGGATGGATTCAAAGCTTACCAGCTCAGGGTGGCAGCCAATGCGCTGGGAATCGTAGAGCGCGAACTGGCGCTGGGAGAGGCGGTAGTCGCTCTGGACAGGGAGATGGCCGCGATTCTGCAGATAGACAACGGCGCAGAGCCATTGCCACGCATTATCGCGCAGCGGCTAAAAGCGTGTTCTATCGCGTTGGACGAGCGTGTGTTGTCCTACTTGCGGCGCCGGGCCCAGCTGGTACTGGCAATCGACAATCCGCGCTATTCGGGCTTGCAGCAGTCGCTGCAGCGCTGGGGTGACCTTACGAATATGGCCGATTAG
- a CDS encoding phosphotransferase family protein, whose translation MSATNESHSASDPSVMADRLLAALIPGSSGAVRALRRLSGGANMETWSFDLEHGSDTEPLILRRQPGSSGRNATDWNELAIADEAALLSAAGATGVPVPTVRHLLTAGDKLGQGYVMSREQGEALPQRLLADARFAAARNKLAWQCGHALGQIHRVPVDALPAGLPDHSGPILFEHAQSLLDTHDNGSPVLQLGLDWLRDNRPGSQSKALVHGDFRNGNLLVDEGGLVAVLDWELAHLGDPVRDLGYLSANVWRFGADAPVGGFGQYDDLLAGYEAATGQRPAMDEIIYWQAYAALFWGTVCLIMLEKYRSGEDASLERAAVGRRLSEAEIDLLLLLEGKLP comes from the coding sequence ATGTCAGCAACGAACGAATCTCACTCCGCATCGGACCCCTCTGTTATGGCCGATCGCTTGTTGGCTGCACTCATTCCGGGGAGCAGCGGCGCGGTGCGGGCTCTGCGCCGCCTTTCCGGTGGAGCCAATATGGAAACATGGTCATTCGATCTTGAGCATGGCAGCGATACAGAGCCATTGATTCTGCGTCGACAGCCCGGCAGCAGCGGCAGGAACGCTACTGACTGGAACGAACTTGCAATAGCCGATGAGGCGGCCTTGCTGAGTGCTGCCGGCGCGACGGGTGTGCCTGTGCCTACAGTCCGGCACCTGCTGACAGCGGGTGACAAGCTGGGCCAGGGTTATGTGATGAGCCGCGAACAAGGCGAGGCTTTACCCCAGCGTTTGCTCGCCGATGCACGCTTTGCCGCAGCGCGGAACAAGCTGGCCTGGCAGTGCGGCCACGCATTAGGCCAGATACACCGGGTGCCAGTAGATGCGTTGCCTGCTGGCCTGCCCGACCACAGTGGTCCAATCTTGTTCGAGCATGCCCAGTCTTTATTGGATACCCATGATAATGGTTCGCCGGTGCTGCAACTGGGCCTTGACTGGTTGCGCGACAACCGGCCGGGCAGTCAGTCCAAAGCGCTGGTCCATGGGGATTTTCGCAACGGCAACCTGCTTGTCGACGAGGGCGGTCTGGTCGCCGTACTGGACTGGGAGCTCGCTCACCTGGGCGATCCGGTGCGTGACCTGGGATATCTCAGCGCCAACGTCTGGCGCTTCGGAGCCGATGCACCTGTGGGTGGGTTTGGCCAATACGATGATCTTCTTGCGGGCTATGAGGCGGCAACCGGGCAGCGGCCGGCCATGGACGAGATAATCTATTGGCAGGCGTACGCCGCGCTTTTCTGGGGAACAGTCTGCCTTATCATGCTGGAGAAATACCGTAGCGGAGAAGATGCCAGCCTGGAGCGTGCGGCCGTGGGTCGCCGCCTATCGGAAGCGGAGATCGACCTGCTTTTGCTGCTGGAGGGAAAATTGCCATGA
- the gspC gene encoding type II secretion system protein GspC, whose product MPVQWTRNTSAASGRLGHLVSPLLELFSRPSGQRRLRRGLMAIFLLWAVFALSRLIWALVPIAEPVPESMPEVMNPVVSGSVRVGAEPIDIDQVVAWHLFGKPGAAVPVSAAPVKVLQDSAREGIEKGARETRLNVVLRGIVASTEDGLGRAVIESKKRQAVYAVGDKLPVPGRVELAKVMPTQVVIDNGGTYELLVLFDKSVISKALTAEPKPSPVPANQAEKRADADTTELARSYRERLYENPQSLSSVVNVVAVRDDGSLRGYRVNPGKDREQFAQLGFKAGDIVLAVNGVNLDNPANTMVLYTGLRDASEAVFEIERGGEQITLSVNLDSGATE is encoded by the coding sequence TTGCCCGTCCAGTGGACACGCAACACGAGTGCAGCATCGGGGCGCCTGGGTCACCTGGTGTCTCCATTGCTGGAACTGTTCTCCCGGCCATCGGGGCAGCGGCGGCTGCGGCGCGGTTTGATGGCGATTTTTCTCCTGTGGGCGGTTTTTGCACTCAGCCGACTGATCTGGGCCCTGGTGCCCATAGCGGAGCCGGTCCCTGAATCGATGCCCGAGGTGATGAATCCGGTGGTCAGCGGCAGTGTGCGGGTCGGCGCAGAGCCCATCGATATCGACCAGGTAGTGGCCTGGCATCTTTTCGGTAAGCCCGGTGCTGCGGTGCCGGTGTCAGCGGCGCCGGTGAAAGTCTTGCAGGACAGCGCCCGAGAGGGAATTGAGAAGGGCGCACGCGAGACTCGGCTCAATGTGGTGCTGCGTGGTATTGTGGCATCGACAGAAGATGGGCTTGGCCGTGCGGTCATCGAGTCGAAAAAGCGCCAGGCCGTCTATGCGGTAGGCGACAAGTTGCCTGTGCCGGGCAGGGTGGAGCTGGCCAAGGTAATGCCTACCCAGGTGGTCATCGATAACGGGGGTACTTATGAGCTGCTGGTACTGTTCGATAAGTCGGTGATCAGCAAGGCCTTAACTGCCGAGCCCAAGCCTAGCCCTGTACCTGCCAACCAGGCGGAAAAACGTGCGGATGCAGACACGACGGAACTCGCGCGCAGTTATCGGGAGCGTCTGTATGAGAATCCCCAATCGCTGTCTAGCGTCGTTAACGTTGTTGCCGTTCGGGATGATGGCAGTCTGCGAGGTTACCGGGTGAACCCGGGCAAGGACAGGGAACAATTTGCCCAGTTGGGGTTCAAAGCAGGAGACATTGTGTTAGCGGTAAACGGCGTCAATCTGGATAACCCGGCAAACACAATGGTGTTGTACACTGGGCTGCGCGACGCCAGTGAGGCGGTATTCGAGATTGAGCGCGGTGGTGAGCAAATAACGCTCAGTGTGAATCTGGACAGCGGGGCGACAGAGTGA
- the gspE gene encoding type II secretion system ATPase GspE yields the protein MSAEPQVDTVSGPDPARTGLPFTFAQQHNVLLDSAEDGSTLVVYTGQPSVQVLVELRRFVGIPFDLCEVPESDFKRRLTLAYQRTDNEAVQMAEDIGSDADLSRIADAIPDAGDLMDAEDDAPIIRLINAILSQAVREQASDIHVETFEDRLSVRYRVDGVLSEVLSPKRMLAPLLVSRLKVMARLDIAEKRVPQDGRISVKIAGHAVDIRMSTIPSAHGERVVLRLLDTAAGQLQLQQLAMNEQVLGAYKKHLHSPHGIILVTGPTGSGKTTTLYAGLGEINESSRNILTIEDPVEYMLPGIGQTQVNPKVDMTFARGLRAILRQDPDVVMVGEIRDIETAEIAVQASLTGHLVLSTLHTNTAIGAITRLKDMGIEPFLLSSSLVAVMSQRLVRLLCSDCKEEAEPTVAERQQLHLDEKEQVNIFHATGCEACKYTGYRGRTGIYELIEIDDAMRQLIYESANEQDVLKVARQHYPGIENDGRRRIVAGETSIEEVMRVTSIV from the coding sequence GTGAGCGCGGAACCGCAGGTAGATACGGTGAGCGGGCCCGATCCTGCTCGCACCGGTCTGCCGTTCACTTTTGCCCAACAGCACAACGTATTGCTCGACAGCGCTGAGGACGGCTCTACCTTGGTGGTGTATACCGGTCAGCCCTCCGTGCAAGTGCTGGTTGAATTGCGGCGTTTTGTTGGCATTCCCTTCGATCTCTGCGAGGTCCCTGAAAGCGACTTCAAGCGGCGCCTGACACTGGCCTACCAGCGCACTGACAACGAGGCGGTGCAAATGGCCGAGGACATCGGCTCCGACGCGGATCTGAGTCGCATCGCAGATGCCATACCCGATGCAGGTGACCTGATGGATGCGGAAGACGACGCGCCCATTATTCGCCTGATCAACGCCATCCTGTCGCAAGCCGTGCGGGAGCAGGCCTCGGATATACACGTCGAGACGTTCGAGGATCGGCTCAGTGTGCGTTACCGCGTAGACGGTGTTCTCTCGGAGGTGCTTTCACCCAAGCGCATGCTGGCGCCTTTGCTGGTATCTCGTCTGAAGGTGATGGCGAGACTGGATATTGCGGAAAAACGGGTGCCACAGGACGGTCGTATCTCGGTGAAAATTGCCGGGCACGCTGTGGATATTCGTATGTCTACCATTCCCTCCGCGCACGGAGAGCGGGTGGTGTTGCGCTTGCTCGATACGGCCGCCGGCCAGCTTCAGCTGCAGCAATTGGCGATGAATGAGCAGGTGCTGGGTGCCTACAAAAAGCACCTTCACAGTCCCCACGGTATCATTCTGGTGACGGGCCCTACCGGCTCCGGTAAAACCACCACGCTTTATGCGGGGCTGGGGGAAATCAACGAATCCTCGCGCAATATATTGACCATTGAGGATCCGGTGGAGTACATGTTGCCTGGTATTGGCCAGACCCAGGTGAACCCGAAAGTGGACATGACGTTTGCCCGAGGACTGCGCGCTATCTTGCGGCAGGATCCTGATGTCGTCATGGTTGGCGAAATCCGGGATATTGAGACGGCTGAAATTGCCGTGCAGGCCTCGCTCACAGGTCACCTTGTTCTGTCGACGCTGCATACCAATACCGCGATTGGCGCAATAACCCGTCTCAAAGACATGGGAATTGAGCCGTTCCTGCTGTCTTCCAGTCTGGTCGCCGTCATGTCCCAGCGTCTCGTGCGTCTACTTTGTAGTGATTGCAAAGAAGAGGCCGAGCCCACCGTGGCGGAGCGACAGCAGCTGCATCTGGACGAGAAAGAGCAGGTGAATATTTTTCACGCTACCGGCTGTGAGGCATGCAAGTACACCGGTTATCGAGGCCGTACCGGCATCTATGAGTTGATTGAAATTGACGATGCAATGCGCCAGCTAATTTATGAGAGCGCGAATGAGCAGGATGTGCTCAAGGTCGCACGTCAACACTATCCGGGTATCGAAAATGATGGCCGACGCCGCATCGTGGCAGGTGAAACCAGCATTGAAGAGGTCATGCGCGTGACCTCCATTGTCTGA
- a CDS encoding acyl-CoA dehydrogenase family protein, with product MAHATRPTNGVRAPLLESRTIMNFDIPEDLQTYLGELDAFIESDILPLQMKDDNNRFFDHRREHARTDWDNGGLPTEDWESLLLEAKRLADTAGHFRFASPVKYGGRDGSNLEMAVIREHLATRGLGLHNDLQNEHSIVGNNIGLLLMIHYGSDKQKSEWITDLSESRRYFTVGITESAHGSDATHMETHATRSGNTWTINGEKSWNTGIHRASHVLLIARTGGKAGDAGGLTAFLVPRDSKGLVVEEMLWTFNMPTDHGRVSFTDVQVPHDCILGGEGKALQVVQHFFNENRIRQAASSLGAAQFCINESVQYATERAPFGKPLSTNQGIQFPLVELQTEAEMLRALVHKTAWQMDTYGAFSVSDKVSMCNYVANRLCCNAADQAMQVHGGMGYSRHTPFEHIYRHHRRYRITEGTEEIQKRRVAGYLFGYMNKAAPKGVNTDNS from the coding sequence ATGGCCCACGCCACCCGGCCCACCAATGGCGTCCGGGCGCCGCTACTGGAGAGCCGCACGATCATGAATTTTGATATCCCTGAAGACCTGCAGACCTATCTGGGGGAGCTCGATGCCTTCATCGAATCCGATATCCTGCCACTGCAGATGAAGGACGATAACAACCGCTTCTTCGACCATCGCCGGGAGCACGCTCGCACCGATTGGGATAACGGAGGCCTGCCCACCGAGGACTGGGAATCCCTGCTGCTGGAGGCCAAGCGCCTGGCAGATACAGCCGGTCATTTCCGTTTCGCTTCGCCGGTGAAATACGGTGGTCGCGACGGCAGCAATCTGGAAATGGCGGTGATCCGCGAGCACCTTGCTACCCGCGGCCTCGGCCTGCACAACGATTTGCAGAATGAGCACTCTATTGTGGGCAATAACATCGGCCTGTTGCTGATGATCCACTATGGCAGCGATAAGCAGAAAAGCGAATGGATAACCGACCTAAGTGAAAGCCGCCGCTACTTCACCGTAGGGATCACGGAAAGCGCCCACGGCTCCGACGCCACCCATATGGAAACTCACGCGACCCGGTCAGGAAACACGTGGACCATTAATGGCGAAAAATCGTGGAACACAGGCATACACAGAGCCAGCCACGTGCTCCTGATAGCCCGCACGGGAGGTAAGGCCGGTGACGCGGGCGGTCTCACCGCGTTCCTCGTACCAAGGGACAGTAAGGGACTGGTCGTAGAGGAAATGTTGTGGACATTCAACATGCCCACGGACCATGGACGCGTGTCCTTTACCGATGTGCAGGTACCACACGATTGCATTCTCGGTGGTGAGGGCAAAGCCCTTCAGGTGGTACAGCATTTTTTCAACGAAAACCGTATCCGCCAGGCCGCCTCGTCGCTTGGGGCAGCGCAGTTCTGCATCAATGAATCGGTACAATACGCGACAGAACGTGCGCCTTTCGGCAAACCGCTATCGACCAATCAGGGCATCCAGTTCCCCCTTGTCGAGTTACAAACAGAAGCGGAAATGCTGCGAGCACTGGTGCATAAGACGGCTTGGCAAATGGACACCTACGGCGCCTTTTCGGTGTCAGACAAAGTCTCCATGTGTAACTACGTCGCTAATCGCCTGTGTTGTAACGCGGCCGACCAGGCCATGCAGGTGCATGGTGGAATGGGTTATTCCCGACACACGCCTTTCGAACATATTTATCGCCATCATCGCCGCTATCGCATTACCGAGGGCACAGAGGAAATACAAAAGCGCAGAGTGGCGGGCTACCTGTTCGGCTACATGAACAAAGCGGCACCCAAGGGAGTCAACACTGACAATAGCTGA
- the gspF gene encoding type II secretion system inner membrane protein GspF, whose product MTAYRYRALNADGKLVKGVLEGDSERQIRGQLRGKELRPVEVAEANRAEGNKDRFNLSVYFSRISVGDLALITRQLATLVEANLPLDEALQATAEQSRSPRIKGMLLQVRSRVAEGHTLAYGMGEFPRVFDEMYCAMVTAGEHAGYLGPVLENLADYTEQRQFTGQKLKMAMIYPFILVGVAVAVIFLLMVFVVPELVGIFAHSDRDLPVLTKGLIVASDFSQQYGLWVVLGAVTFTVLFRRFLRPPQRRKRWHRLLLRIPGLSRLLIVMDTARFASTLSILMASGVPLLESLRISGQVMVNLVLRDDSEEVAEHVQEGSSLNRALRESGRFPPMMVHMVASGETSGELETMLERSATNQERELEMTLGTLMSLFEPLMVVFMGGMVLTIVLAILLPIFDLNTMVN is encoded by the coding sequence ATGACCGCTTATCGTTACCGGGCGCTCAACGCCGACGGCAAATTGGTAAAAGGTGTATTGGAGGGAGACTCCGAGCGTCAGATCCGCGGGCAATTGCGCGGCAAAGAATTACGACCCGTCGAAGTTGCCGAAGCCAATCGCGCCGAGGGCAACAAGGACCGCTTTAACCTCTCGGTCTATTTTTCCCGGATCAGCGTTGGTGACCTGGCGCTGATCACGCGCCAGCTTGCCACGCTGGTCGAGGCCAATTTGCCGCTGGACGAGGCCCTGCAGGCGACGGCGGAACAAAGCCGCAGTCCGCGTATTAAGGGCATGTTGTTACAGGTACGTTCGCGGGTCGCCGAGGGGCACACACTGGCCTATGGCATGGGAGAGTTCCCACGTGTATTCGATGAAATGTATTGTGCGATGGTGACCGCCGGAGAACACGCCGGCTATCTTGGCCCGGTGCTTGAGAATCTGGCGGACTATACCGAACAGCGGCAGTTCACCGGCCAGAAACTCAAAATGGCTATGATTTACCCCTTTATACTGGTCGGCGTGGCGGTCGCAGTGATTTTTTTGCTGATGGTATTCGTGGTGCCGGAACTGGTCGGTATTTTTGCGCATAGCGATCGTGATTTACCGGTGCTGACCAAGGGTTTGATTGTGGCCAGTGATTTTTCGCAGCAGTACGGGCTATGGGTGGTGTTGGGCGCAGTGACGTTTACCGTTTTGTTTCGACGCTTTCTGCGTCCGCCCCAGCGTCGCAAGCGCTGGCACCGACTGTTGCTGCGGATACCGGGTTTATCTCGATTGCTCATCGTAATGGACACGGCGCGTTTCGCCTCGACACTGAGTATACTGATGGCCAGCGGAGTGCCTCTGTTGGAGTCATTGCGAATTTCTGGACAGGTGATGGTCAACCTGGTGTTACGCGATGACAGCGAGGAGGTGGCAGAGCACGTGCAAGAGGGGAGTAGCCTGAACAGGGCTCTGCGAGAAAGTGGCCGTTTTCCACCCATGATGGTGCATATGGTGGCCAGCGGTGAGACCAGTGGTGAACTCGAGACCATGCTGGAGCGCTCAGCGACCAATCAGGAGCGCGAGCTGGAGATGACACTGGGCACCTTGATGAGTCTGTTCGAGCCCCTGATGGTGGTGTTTATGGGTGGTATGGTACTGACGATTGTGCTCGCCATCCTGCTGCCCATATTCGATTTAAATACAATGGTGAATTAA